From the Phyllopteryx taeniolatus isolate TA_2022b chromosome 16, UOR_Ptae_1.2, whole genome shotgun sequence genome, one window contains:
- the slc6a16a gene encoding sodium-dependent neutral amino acid transporter B(0)AT2: MTEKPSLNGGEDGTWPTESRSQSQIALNSDANEANDGDRPAWDSKIQYVLAQVGFSVGLGNVWRFPYLCHQNGGGAFMLLYVFLLVVVGVPLFFMELAAGQSIRQGSIGVWKHISPKLAGIGYSSCLVCFYVALYYNVIIAWSLFYMGNSFQYPLPWENCPIDVATNDTVRECAQSSATSYFWFRKALNISNSIEESGEFNSIMTGCLLAAWTIVSLAMIKGIKSSAKVMYFSSVFPYVVLFIFLIRGLTLDGAKEGIMYMFYPRLEIWGNMQVWRQAATQVFFALGLGYGSVIAYSSYNPVQNNCHRDALLVSGINFMTSVLASLVVFVILGFRAKNIAKGCVAENVRLLSNVWIQEQDHHWWPSFNMTEPTSVSVSDYREWYRHYGATLRLNITDCNPEEEMNKGVEGTGLAFIAFTEVMALFPASPFWSTLFFLMLLNLGMSTMFGTMQGILTPLMDNFKMLGRHRTLLTVCSCALGFLLGLLFTQRSGNYFVAMFDDYSATLPLVIVVIFETISVSWVYGTDRFLDDIEDMLKWRPPVVYKYLWKYVCLLAMIGLLAASLLRMVLKGPTYTAWNESTASEMTLEYPGWALVMIVLLIVFASLPVPVSYVHSTLQHLRLLNSDSMEGAGKEVNRDLYTKCSSVEQLDFNSQQATTEEEGVRPRTTFLPVGSEHYRLLPQKEDLDEEDQDTGV, translated from the exons ATG ACAGAGAAACCCTCACTGAATGGCGGCGAGGACGGTACATGGCCGACTGAGAGTCGGTCTCAATCTCAGATCGCACTCAATTCTGATGCAAACGAAGCCAACGATGGGGACCGGCCGGCCTGGGATTCCAAGATCCAGTATGTGTTGGCTCAGGTGGGCTTCAGTGTGGGCTTGGGGAACGTGTGGAGGTTTCCATACCTTTGCCACCAGAATGGAGGAG GGGCCTTCATGCTGTTGTATGTTTTTCTTCTGGTGGTTGTTGGCGTTCCCCTCTTCTTCATGGAATTGGCCGCTGGCCAGAGCATTCGGCAGGGCAGCATTGGCGTCTGGAAACATATTTCCCCCAAACTGGCCGGTATCGGCTATTCTAGCTGCTTG gtttgtttttatgtggctCTGTACTACAACGTGATTATTGCATGGAGCCTTTTCTACATGGGCAACTCCTTCCAGTATCCTCTGCCATGGGAGAACTGTCCCATTGATGTGGCCACCAATGACACAG TGAGAGAATGTGCACAAAGTTCTGCAACATCGTATTTCTGGTTTCGGAAAGCTCTGAACATCTCTAATTCCATTGAGGAGTCAGGAGAGTTTAATTCCATCATGACGGGCTGCTTATTGGCTGCATGGACTATTGTCTCCTTGGCGATGATTAAGGGTATCAAGTCCTCTGCAAAG GTGATGTACTTCTCCTCAGTCTTTCCCTATGTGGTGCtcttcattttcctcatcaGAGGCTTGACGTTGGATGGAGCAAAAGAAGGAATCATGTATATGTTTTATCCCAGA cttgaGATTTGGGGGAACATGCAGGTGTGGCGGCAGGCTGCCACTCAAGTGTTTTTTGCCCTGGGACTGGGATACGGTTCTGTCATCGCGTATTCTTCCTACAATCCGGTCCAAAACAACTGTCACAGGGACGCTCTTCTGGTCTCGGGCATCAACTTCATGACGTCTGTCCTGGCCtcgcttgttgtttttgtcatcctGGGTTTCCGGGCCAAAAACATTGCAAAGGGCTGCGTGGCTGA AAATGTTCGCCTTCTAAGCAACGTGTGGATCCAGGAACAGGACCATCATTGGTGGCCAAGTTTCAACATGACCGAGCCAACCTCCGTGTCTGTGTCGGACTACAGAGAGTGGTACAGGCACTATGGTGCCACGCTGCGTCTCAACATCACCGACTGTAATCCGGAGGAGGAGATGAACAAA GGAGTGGAAGGGACAGGACTGGCTTTCATAGCGTTCACTGAGGTGATGGCTCTCTTCCCAGCCAGCCCCTTCTGGTCCACTCTCTTTTTCCTCATGCTGCTCAACCTGGGCATGAGCACCATGTTTGGGACCATGCAGGGAATACTCACACCTCTCATGGACAATTTTAAGATGCTAGGACGCCACCGCACCTTACTCACTG tgtGCAGCTGTGCTTTGGGCTTCCTGCTAGGACTTCTGTTCACTCAGCGCTCAGGCAACTACTTTGTGGCCATGTTTGACGACTACTCGGCCACACTGCCCTTAGTCATTGTTGTCATCTTTGAAACCATCAGTGTTTCCTGGGTTTACGGTACTGATCG CTTCCTGGATGATATTGAAGACATGCTCAAATGGCGTCCCCCCGTGGTGTACAAGTATCTTTGGAAATATGTGTGCTTGCTGGCCATGATAGGACTCCTGGCTGCAAGTTTGTTAAGAATGGTCCTTAAAGGGCCCACCTACACCGCCTGGAATGAAAGCACG GCCTCTGAGATGACTTTGGAGTATCCCGGTTGGGCTCTGGTAATGATCGTCTTACTCATAGTCTTTGCCAGCCTGCCGGTACCCGTCAGTTACGTCCATTCAACACTGCAGCACCTCAGGCTGCTTAACAGCGACTCCATGGAGGGCGCGGGCAAAGAGGTCAACCGCGACTTGTACACCAAGTGCAGCTCTGTCGAACAGCTGGATTTCAACTCCCAACAAGCTACCACCGAGGAAGAAGGCGTCCGTCCCAGGACGACCTTCCTTCCGGTGGGCAGCGAACACTACCGCCTCTTGCCCCAGAAAGAGGACCTCGACGAAGAGGACCAGGACACGGGGGTGTGA